ATTATAGGCAAATGGAAAGTCAGTCAGGTCTATTGTTCAACATAAACAAActgtaaattgatttttggtCAATGTTATGAAGTACTTGCAGGTCATAGCATCGAATGTTTATTTGATTAACAGGACACACTGTTTCATTGCTCAAGatagtttgattttattgtattgACATGTTTAAGAAATCAGAATTGTGTATATCATTTCCTTACGAAGATTCGGTGGTCGTTGCCTACCCAGTAGTGGTAGCCTCCTCCTCTGAGGTGGTTGCCTCCTCAGTAGTGGTAGCCTCCTCAGTAGTGGTAGCCTCCTCTGTGGTGGTTGCCTCCTCAGTAGTGGTTGGTTCCTCGGTGGTAGTTGCCTCCTCAGTGGTGGTAGTTGTGGCCTCCTCTGTCGTCGTTGCAGCTTCCGCAGTAGTCGAAGCTACCGAAGTGGTCGGACTGGCAACGGAAGTTCCCTCCGGTGCAACGGTACTGGTGGTGGGTCGGTGGAACGGTGGCCTCAACCACCACGGACGTCCATGTCCACCGAACGGAGGACGCGGAAGGAAGGGTGGACGGAATGGAGGAATCCTTGGAATGGGCCACCACGGTCTGTTGGGTATGGGTCTGAAGATACCGATTGGTTGAATTCCTGCATTAGCTTCAGCCGATCCGGAAGCATCGCCAGACTGTTGTTCGCCCGTTTGATCGCTTTCTGACGAGCTACTGCTAGAATCACTGTTCTGGGATTCGGATGGCGGTGCAGGTCGAATGCCTATACCAAAGTTGGAAAAGCTAGCAGCGGAAGCTACCGCAATGGTTGCGGCGGCAAGGAATATGATGGAAACCTTCATATCGTTACCGATTCGGGTCAGAAAACTCCAAGAAAGGAACTGATGAGTGTTGCTGTGCAGGATGCGTCTTATAAACCAAATTAAGCTGAGTAATTATCAATTATTCTGCATAGTAAATTAAGGCGGAAGTGTTGACAGCTAGTCGGACAAATATTTAACTGCATTTTGATTATGAAATCAACAAGAGAGCCAGCATCGAAAATTATCATTGTAAAACGTGTCTGGCGTTCATTTAAGTTAACATATACCAGCTACTGTTTGATGTGCGATAATATAGAATTGTATACATTCTTATTAGTATACATTTACGAATTACACTACTCTTCAATGCTCATTTAGaatgttttaacattttcaaagaCGTCATAGGGCTTTGCTTAAGCTGTTTCTACCAATTCTAAGTTGATTAATGGTCAAATAAATTCATCATCTCCAGAGCCTACCCGCAAAACATTGACACAACTGGCACAAGTTCAATAAACAACCTGCATTAACGGTAgcagtttgaaatattttgaacTGAGTGTATGACGATTTTAAGTCACTTTGCTAGCTATATAAAGTGACGACCGGCCTGGATGACGACTGAGACCTCTTTTTAACATACAAGACGATAAGCATGAAGTGTATCCTATCGCTCCTGTCCGCCCTCAGCGTGGCGCTTGTTGTGGCTATTCCGGCCAACTTCCATTACGGTGGCGGAGGCGGTTACAACATCAACGGAACGAGCCAGAGCTTTAATTTTTCCGGTGACAGCAACAGTTCATCGTCCCTGCCCGATTTTGGCCAATTTCTACCAAACCTGACGCAGCCTTCGAATGGATTTGGATTCCCGCAGTTCGCGCTTCCCTCATCGTGGAACAACTTTACCGATGCCATTTCGTCCATCTTTCCAGGGTTTGGTGGAGGTTTCCCATTCTTTGGCAACGGTCAGAATGGTGGTTTCTTTGGTTAATGTGAACAAATTGTTTGTAGCAGGGAACGTAGGGAACGCAAAAGTAATAAAACCGATTTAGAAGCAatcaaaaaagattttttggaACTATATTTTACTTCCGTGTACTTCGGCGACTTAGCGTTGAAAATCGCCAGCTAAGAACAGAAGAAGAATTAAGAGATTTTGTAATAAGCAATAGTTTTGTTAAGAGGTTTTAACCTTTTCAGGTTTGTTAATACTACCGAAACCGAAATATTTACAGCGACAAttatgaataataattaataatgaatgaagggataaaaaataataagtaaaaaataatacggCAATGCGTCAAGAACAGTGAACAGATATGGTTACTTTCCCAACGAGTTATTTCATATGTTGCATATGTTCAAATGTTGCTAGAAGACATAATGCTTAACGGTTGTTTcaaacgaaagaagaaaaaactccaGAATGTAGGCAATACGCACAACTTAAAGATCAACTGAGAATGGTACTAGGGCAAGTGTGCCAATAGCGGAGCAATTACTCAGCATACAAACTAGTGTttggtgaatctgattcagattcagtAATTAGAATTAATCTTTGAATtgtatgaatgaatctgaatcccTGTTCCAAAGGTTCTAAAACCTTATAAATTAGTGATTCTCTCCAGGAAAAAAACAggtttatcattattatttttatttctgtaatacgatttttttttattttaacctaaaataattactatcaaacaaatcaactcGATTGGTTAACGCAATCGAATGCTAACAGTGGTTaaacttatttaatttttgtacaaattattatttaagaaaaagcctacaaaaaatcatgaatcttATGAGCGTTGAGAATTGATTCCTGATTTAAATGGCTCCTCTCCAAAGATTCGTgagaatgactcttctcataAGAtgcattaagcacaacactaataaaaacaattaaactatGTTGGCGGTGTTTCTAACAAgcaaatgtttatgtttccaCGAAATATGATAGAAAATTCGTTTCTCTTTTAAAAAACGACGATAACGAgagaaattcattaaaaaacgCCCTTttttacaaatgttttattgtacCTGTAATCGTGGTATGGTTCCTATTGTGGTTGTTTCATGTCCCAAAGgtggtgctattttttgtacattactTTTTCACTAATACCATAACGTTTCCCATAATGTTGAGGTAATGATCGAGATTCGATTTTCATCTTCCGTAGGACctgtgtgcaatttttttcCGAACTTCGGGGTTAGCACCTCAAATGGTAAGAAATGGAATCCCAAGAAACTTCGTGTTGGCTACTACGACCACTAAAGGGAAACGCTTGTTTTTAGTTTCTgtagttaaaaaaat
This Anopheles marshallii chromosome 3, idAnoMarsDA_429_01, whole genome shotgun sequence DNA region includes the following protein-coding sequences:
- the LOC128714672 gene encoding uncharacterized protein LOC128714672, with amino-acid sequence MKCILSLLSALSVALVVAIPANFHYGGGGGYNINGTSQSFNFSGDSNSSSSLPDFGQFLPNLTQPSNGFGFPQFALPSSWNNFTDAISSIFPGFGGGFPFFGNGQNGGFFG
- the LOC128714860 gene encoding uncharacterized protein LOC128714860, whose protein sequence is MKVSIIFLAAATIAVASAASFSNFGIGIRPAPPSESQNSDSSSSSSESDQTGEQQSGDASGSAEANAGIQPIGIFRPIPNRPWWPIPRIPPFRPPFLPRPPFGGHGRPWWLRPPFHRPTTSTVAPEGTSVASPTTSVASTTAEAATTTEEATTTTTEEATTTEEPTTTEEATTTEEATTTEEATTTEEATTSEEEATTTG